The DNA region CAGATCCCGCCACTGTCAGGACTCTGCAGTTCAGCACCATCTCCAGAATCTCCCCAGTACCCAGTGGCCCCAATTTTCCCACTGTGTCATTGTCCTGCCCCCTGTTAAAGGCTGAGATGCTTCTCCAGGCTTTCCTaaccctgggctgggactgTTTGTGTGGCTCTGGATGGAGATCCTCAGCCTGATCTGCAGCAGGAACTGCATGGCTTgtctggctctgctcagcagtaatGAGATGCTAATGAGCCTGGGCTGCACCCAAGGGGGCAGGAATCAGCACCCTGGTTGTGTGAAAATTATTTAGgaggcaaaaggaaaatcctATCCAGAAAGGGACCACTAGTGCGAAGAGCTGTCATTTATTGTGAAAGAATGGCAGCAGTGTGCCTCAAGCACCAGCTTGGGAGCAAAGAGTTTCCAGGGGAgtcctcagctctgcagggacgCAGAGGCTGGCCACAGACACATCTCTAGTGGGCTAAGCCTCAGGGAAGATGAGGAAGCCAGAGAAGATGCTGTCAGAGCCTTCCAGCCCCACCAGGGAGTTCTTCTCCGTCGGCTCCAGCCACACAGACTCGTTCATGGCCACCTTGAGCACCACGCCGCCCGTGGTGACCTGGAAACTGCTGTGCACGTAGTCACAGAAGGTCACCACCCTGTCCCCCTTGCTGGAACCTCGGCCCTTTTTGATGCTGAGGCACAGGTTGCCGCGGGAGGTGACGTGGTAGGTGAAGTAGTAGGTGCCGGGCACGCGGCAGGTGAAGCGGCCGTAGCGGTTCTCGTAGTGCCCGTTCTGGTTGGTGATGATGCGCTCGAAGCGCACGGGCACGTCCCGGCGGGGgtaggagctgctgctcctggcagccgAGAACGCCGACTTGGAGGTGGCCTGGTAGTCACCAGGCTCTCCTATAGGGCCAGGCATTCCCATTACGCCTGGCAGGCCCGGTGGACCTGGTATGCCCATGGGACCGACCTTCCCAGGCGCTCCCGGTGCTCCTGGGggtcccctctcccctctctctgaTCCACCCTGGCCAGGGAGTCCTAGGAAAGAggagtgtcttgggttacaatagaggatgtgataaaaggtatctgttctatcaccatctgctgagggtgggggcagtgatcctgatctccacgggagatattctgctaatgggccatccattgaaaccaggcaggccattgttctttatcttttcacagcccatccttcctccagccagtcattttctgctcatggccattgagtcccactgtggcactgataaaattactgcatcccattgggaattgctccagccagggggaagagcccaacatttcttaccaagataaaaacagagggtttgggacactaagggagcccctttctccactggactccagaggaaaaccggatttctccacatcaccactggagctccagagagaaactgcaccttgtacaggagcactgctccaactgagccacatctgtcactgcaggaggatgcagccaccatggaatgggactgctgccaacaccctgcctgacgggtgtcaggttgtactctgactgtgtcagggtttggagtttgtttctttgtagtgttgtatttctattttaatttccctagaaaagaactgttattcctaattcccatatctttgcctgagagccccttgatttcaaaattataataatttggagggagggggtttacattctccatttcaaagagaagttcctgcctttctcagcagacacctgtcctccaaactaggacaaggAGGAAGAGTCATTGTGGTCACAGCTGAGCCCCATTTGTCTGAGCAAGGAACCTGTGCTGGTGTGGGTCAGTGGAGACCCCTGCCCAACAGAGTGTGACACACCTTGCTGTcacccctctccttccccaaatTCCTTGGAGTGCTCCATCATCCTCACCTGACAAGACCTCAAAGAACTGGTGGAAATGGGTTGCTTACCCAGCATCGTGTGTCTTTCCCTGCTCTTAGCATTCACAAGATAATGTTTTACCCACCTGCAGCCTCTTCCTTACCTTGTTCACCCTTTGGGCCATTCTCTCCATCCAGGCCATCGCTGCCAGGCTGTCCTGGTATTCCTGGGATGCCTGGGATGGGGCCATAGGTCTGGCAGAGTGTGGCACTGGCAAGGTGTCCTCCAGCCAGGCAGATCAGCATGGCCCACAAGGTCCACATCTGTGAGAGCATGGAACAGTGTCAGGGCTCTTTCCTGGGTGGtgagagggctggggagggcagagccaAACCCACTATCCACCTGGCCCCAGAGCAAAGGACCAGAACCCTTGGGCAAGGCAGGGCTTGCCAGTCTCTCATCACTCCTAAATCCCCAGCTTACAAGTGCCCACAGCTTCAGCTCCCTGAATATTTGGGACAGGTTATCTCAGAGATGTGGTGTCCAACATGGCCATGCTGCTCCCTTGCAGGAGAAATTCTCCATCTCGTCTCAGGACCACATTtgcaggggaaaataaaatccttacTTACCAGAGCAGTTTATCATCTGCAGGAGAATGGGCCTTGCCTTCTACCAGCATGTTGAAGATGTCAATGAgcccccaaacctccctcctccatcccacagcTTCCCCTTGTGTCCTGtcacacagctgctcagccccagaggCATTTCTGTATCTAACAAGCCGTACTGGGACAGTTATCTGGGCTTCCACCCCTGGGCTCTtgccttcctcctgccctccctgcccagctccttcccccagatcCTGCTGTGGGATAAGCACTGTGTGTATGGGGGCTGTATCTGGGcagcccagccacagctccccCACCTCAGGTGGATTTTCCCAGTGCTGAGGCTCTGGTGCCAGCAGAACAAAAGGTTGGTGAGTTGGATCCTGCAGGCACAGCCGTTCTGCTTTGGGTGTGGCAGGCACAGGATGGatcctcagctcccagcccaagcCCATCAGAAGACAAGAGCTTCTCAGGGAAAAGAGCCCCCAGGGAACCTCTCACACTGATCTCCCCTGTGGAACTTTGCCATCTCTGCTTTTATGTTTTCCTCCTTCCAGGTGGAGCAGGAGGGCTCAGGATCCCATCAGGGACCTccaccacccccagcccagcacctccaCCCCCCGTTTCTCTTCtgccccagagcacagggaagtgccagcagtgcaggtgacTGTCACCCTGCTGGGTTCCCTACgtgctccttcctgcagggGAACCTTGGGCTCAGTCTGCCTCTTACCTTGAGCTCCTCGTGGATCAGGTGgggagatggagcaggacaCCCCAGCGTCCTGCCCAGAAATGCCCACGAGGAGAAGCAGAAGTTTGCTGCAAGGGTTATTGTGAAAGGATCTGGGACACATcccctttttgtctttttttcgTGGCAGTTTCAGATCCCCCGTGAATGCTGTTGTCAGCTGAGCAGAACAAGCTATCCCCAAATAGcaccctgagccccagcaggcacagctctgccctgcaagGTCCCTGGGTCCTGCCCAGGGGTGCTTGCTGTGGGGAATGCTGTTGGGAGCTCCAGATGAGTTTAGGGTGACCCatcagagctgcagaaatgtgCATGCACTCAGCCAGCACCCCTcaggctgctctgcttccagctctgcagggtgtcaGCATCCATCACCTTGAGCCCATGCCCCCTGACTCTCCTGAATATTGGGCAGGGGAACAGATTTTACCCTGTGGGAAAAGCATTCCCAGTCCTGCTTTGGACTTGTGGAGGTGAAGCACAGGAAGTTCAGAGAGGTGACTGCCTGTTCCACCCTGCAGTGTGTGACACCAGGAGAAATCCCTGCTGGGTTTTGgtgggctctgcagcctccacCAGCACGAGCTCCTTTGGTGTGGCTCAGGAAAGGCAGAGTGCTTCCCCTGCCCCATGGTGGGAGGGagcccagggatgtcccagccaTGGTGTTGGGGTTTCCTTTGCAGGCTGGGCCCCTGTGAAGCTGTGGAGGGGAGAGTCAGGGCCCTGCTTGGAGGAGTCCTCTTggtgtggggacacaggaaccatcctgttcctgcagcaggggtCTCACCCCCTGTGCAAAGGCAGGTGTGGGTGGACTGGGATGGTCTCTGACCCAGCAAGGCCTGGGGACACGCTGATGCCACACAGATGGCCAGATGTGCACATGTGTGCACACCACAGAGAGGCAGGACATGAAGGAAACAACACACTACACCAGGTGCACTGGGGAAAGTTTTATTGACATTTTCCACAGCCAGGTCATGGCAAAGGGATTGCTtcagcctgtgccaggacacCTGGCTGAACCTGAGGCAGCCCAGCCGGGGAGGGGAAAAACACAGGGAGACCTCTGAGGTAAtgtggggtgagcagggggatgcacgtggcactgccagcaggaccaggagctcagcaccagctgcagaTGCATCCAGATGTGCCTGTtcccctgggcagcagctgccagtgcccagccccagagcgaGGGTGTGGGTCTGGCTCGatgccctccctgcagagagacTGGGAGCATCAGGAGGAGCCCAGCAACGAGCAGTGTGTtcagggcagggagaagccagcaggtgctggggtgggctgtgctgtgctctagtctgggaagagcaggaagcCTGAGAAGATGCTGTCAGAGCTGGCAATGCCCACCATGCCGTTGTAGTCGTTGACTCCCAGCCACACCTCgtctgcagcagccaggtgcATCAGCGTGCCCCCCGAGCTGACCTGCATGCTGTTGGTCTTGTGGTCGCAGAAGCTGGCCATCGTCCTCTGGTTTTTGAGCAGGATGACACAGAGGTTGGCTGTGTGGGAGTTGTGGAAGACGAAGTAGTAGACCCCAGGGACCCTGCAGGTGAATTTGCCCGTGGTGGTGTCGTAGTCGTTGTTGGTGTTGGTGATGGCATGGTTGAAAACCACAGGGAGGTTCTTTGAGGGGTACTGGCTGGTCTGCCTGGTCACTGAGAATGCtgactgctgcttctgcttgaAGCTGCCTGGCAGTCCTGGGGGTCCAGCTGCACCCGACATCCCAGGGAATCCCATTGGACCAGGGGCCCCACGGGGACCAGGCTTGCCTGGAGGGCCAGGGGGGCCTTGTACTCCTTTCATGCCCTTGGGCCCCAGTTGTGTAGAACTAGCTGGGATACCTGTGGGGTGGTGGGGGGTGAAAAGGAGTCAGTGTCAATGGCAGGATATGGGGAGAGGCTTCTCTAACCCCTTCCCTTGGTTAGGAGagcactgctgcctcttccACCTGACCACAGAGGATGCTCTCCCCATCCTGCAAggcaaggcagagcagccatGGAGGACTCAGTGCCCCCCTGCCCAGGTGGTTTCCCTGCTTGCCCACTCACCTGGTTCCCCTTTGGCTCCCTTCAGCCCATCCCGGCCGTCCCTGCCTGGCAAACCTGGCATGCCTGGCAGCCCTGGAGTCCCATAGCAGCTGGGAGGGTCTTGTGCAGAGCCCACATTcaggaagaggagggtgagggCCAGATGGAGCTGCACCCAGAATCTCTTCTCCATTTTGGTGTTCTGTAGcatggaaagggaaagaaagtgCTGGAGTGAGGGGCCAAGGAAGGGTGGCTTGGGGgacagagaaaaggagactgGATGTGCCAGGAACAGCTGGATGTCCCACCTGTACACACTGCAGGACAGTGGGGAGCTGGATGTGTGGAGATGGGTCCCAGGCTCATCTCcaagcccagggcagcccctgaTGGCACAGCAGGAGTTGGACTTCCAGTCTGGATGGAGCCATGAGGTCTGAGGTGCCCAtggccagccccaagccctcTGAATGCAGCATCCCCAAACCCTGGAGATGCACACACCACTGCAGACTGCCACCCCTGCACACAGCTgatctccctcctcctccagcagcagcctgactgTCCAGCAGGATCAATCCTTCCATCAGCTGGTGCATCCTGTCTCCATCACACGTGTGCAGCCCCTCAGTCCCTccatctccttcctctcctcctcctcctctctcacCCACATCCTCCTGTCATTGTCCCCCCTCTGCAGCAGTGTGCCATGCTGCTGGacccccagtcccagccctgagACAGGGCCCCTGCAGCACTCTTACCTCGAGTGGGGATCAGGCAGGGAAgtgtgtgctggtgctgctgctgtgaggtcCCGGCCAGCACAGCGCTGGGCGCGGCTCCTGACACCCTGCCGAGGAAGtcacagctggggaagggcagagggCCTGTGGGAACACAGAACCCCAGTGCTCCAACCCAAATTTCACATCCTCCTGCCCGATGGTTTCTGCTGAGTCAGCATGTTCTTGGCTGTGCAGCAAAACCTGTACTGGTGCCCCTGCAAGGACAGAGGTGGGACACAGCTCAGAGAGATGTGGCACAACCCCCCCAAGCCTCTGCAGGGAATAGCCCTCCCCAAGTGCCCTGCTTCCCCTCTCACTTCCCTTGTTTCTGAGCAGAAGGCAGCTTGGAAACAGCCTCATGTGTCgggggttacaatacagagtgtgataaaaggtatctatgctatcaccatctgttgagggtgggggcagtgatcctgatctccatgggagatattctgctaatgggccatccattgaaaccaggcagggcattgttctttatcttttcacaacccatccttcctccagccagtcattttctgctcatggccattgagtcccactgtgggactgataaaattactgcatcccattgggagttgctccagccagggggaagagcccaacatttcttaccaagataaaaacagagggtttgggacactaagggagcccctttctccactggactccagaggaaaaccggatttctccacatcaccactggagctccggagggaaactgcaccttgtacaggagcactgctccagctgagccacatctgtcactgcaggaggatgcagccaccatggaatgggactgctgccaacac from Catharus ustulatus isolate bCatUst1 chromosome 24, bCatUst1.pri.v2, whole genome shotgun sequence includes:
- the C1QB gene encoding complement C1q subcomponent subunit B; the protein is MWTLWAMLICLAGGHLASATLCQTYGPIPGIPGIPGQPGSDGLDGENGPKGEQGLPGQGGSERGERGPPGAPGAPGKVGPMGIPGPPGLPGVMGMPGPIGEPGDYQATSKSAFSAARSSSSYPRRDVPVRFERIITNQNGHYENRYGRFTCRVPGTYYFTYHVTSRGNLCLSIKKGRGSSKGDRVVTFCDYVHSSFQVTTGGVVLKVAMNESVWLEPTEKNSLVGLEGSDSIFSGFLIFPEA
- the C1QC gene encoding complement C1q subcomponent subunit C; the protein is MLQNTKMEKRFWVQLHLALTLLFLNVGSAQDPPSCYGTPGLPGMPGLPGRDGRDGLKGAKGEPGIPASSTQLGPKGMKGVQGPPGPPGKPGPRGAPGPMGFPGMSGAAGPPGLPGSFKQKQQSAFSVTRQTSQYPSKNLPVVFNHAITNTNNDYDTTTGKFTCRVPGVYYFVFHNSHTANLCVILLKNQRTMASFCDHKTNSMQVSSGGTLMHLAAADEVWLGVNDYNGMVGIASSDSIFSGFLLFPD